A DNA window from Anastrepha ludens isolate Willacy chromosome 6, idAnaLude1.1, whole genome shotgun sequence contains the following coding sequences:
- the LOC128867240 gene encoding putative per-hexamer repeat protein 5: MSKVPPHYGDSVNNIFFRTVRVVQFRIAPLTEKIPKSSGTTTLQRLKAKAAGGSVKRSRTGSAAAGTTVTANNSSGSGIGGSGRVAGGRKFTAGGVQQLQRSGGGAGQWAAGAAATTTSGAGPGSGGSGSGQGNSATSDSALNTHKIIIPSTTTPIQYQQLQL; the protein is encoded by the exons tgtaaataatatattttttcgtacGGTGCGTGTGGTGCAATTTCGAATTGCACCGTTAACCGAAAAAATTCCGAAGTCATCGGGCACCACTACGTTACAGCGTCTCAAGGCCAAGGCTGCAGGTGGTAGCGTGAAACGCAGTCGAACAGGCAGCGCAGCGGCTGGGACAACGGTAACAGCGAACAATAGTAGTGGTAGCGGGATCGGAGGAAGTGGTCGTGTAGCAGGCGGCCGTAAATTTACAGCAGGCGGTGTACAACAATTGCAACGAAGTGGCGGCGGTGCTGGTCAGTGGGCAGCAGGGGCGGCGGCGACGACGACGAGTGGTGCGGGTCCTGGCAGTGGCGGCAGCGGCAGCGGGCAAGGAAATTCAGCGACGTCTGACTCCGCTTT GAACACCCACAAAATCATCATaccatcaacaacaacaccaatccAATATCAACAACTACAATTATAA